In a genomic window of Ignavibacteriales bacterium:
- the topA gene encoding type I DNA topoisomerase, whose product MEKKSLIIVESPSKAKTINKYLGKEYIVEASVGHIKNLPKSKLGVDVENEFAVVYENIQGKDAVIEKLRDRASKAKAIFLATDPDREGEAIAAHLADEIRGVNKNIKRVLFHEITAEGVQEGMRHPKKVDSHLVLSQQARRAMDRIVGYKVSPFVWKTVYYGLSAGRVQSVALRLICEREVAVKAFVPEEYWSITGEFQTSQSEPFLAKLMKVAGSDPRIPDETTVRGYLDDIRKHTYEIKSVERKPVKRNAPAPFITSTLQQEAARRLRFSAKRTMMLAQKLYEGVVVGEEGPTGLITYMRTDSTRLSAEAVAQVREYIFNNYGKEYLPKEPKLFKKGKSSQDAHEAIRPTSLKFTPKEVKKHLDKDLYLLYELIWNRFVACQMSPAEFEQMSVDVVGGDYLFRATDQRPLFRGFLQVYDDVAEDNGGEKEDVDPVSKLPENLGKGQSATLRDIIPRQHFTKPPPRYTESSLVKELESLGIGRPSTYAMIVSTVIDRKYVEHTERKLFATELGMQVNKLLVQYFPDIFNVTFTAQMEAELDTIASGKQLYVKVMKDFYDPFIRALEKVDKNAAKIKKSLQEETEEVCEVCERKMIIKWGRNGRFMACSGYPNCKNTKPLAEDAEKHQHLAGMKCELCGGDMVVKAGKFGTFLGCSTYPACKNTKPISMGIPCPKCKQGDLVERKTKKGKRTFYGCNRYPECDFASWGKPVNRPCSNCGSTYLVEKYTQTKGEFLKCPDCGEEFEREQMAVVA is encoded by the coding sequence ATGGAAAAGAAATCTCTCATCATAGTTGAGTCTCCCTCCAAAGCGAAGACAATCAACAAGTACCTCGGCAAGGAGTATATTGTCGAGGCGTCGGTCGGTCATATCAAGAATCTTCCCAAGAGCAAGCTTGGCGTCGATGTCGAGAATGAATTTGCTGTTGTCTACGAGAACATCCAGGGAAAGGACGCAGTCATAGAAAAACTGCGCGACCGCGCATCGAAAGCGAAGGCGATCTTTCTTGCGACTGACCCTGACCGCGAAGGGGAGGCGATTGCCGCACATCTTGCAGACGAGATCCGGGGGGTCAACAAGAACATCAAGCGCGTGTTGTTCCACGAGATTACCGCTGAAGGTGTGCAGGAGGGCATGCGGCATCCGAAGAAAGTGGATTCGCATCTCGTCCTGTCTCAGCAGGCCCGCCGTGCGATGGACCGGATCGTAGGCTACAAAGTCAGCCCGTTCGTATGGAAGACGGTGTACTACGGCCTCTCCGCTGGACGTGTCCAGTCCGTAGCTCTCAGGCTCATCTGCGAGAGGGAAGTTGCGGTCAAAGCATTCGTTCCAGAAGAGTACTGGTCCATTACGGGCGAATTTCAAACTTCGCAGAGCGAACCGTTCCTCGCAAAGCTGATGAAGGTCGCGGGGTCCGATCCGCGAATCCCGGACGAGACGACCGTGCGGGGCTATCTGGATGATATCCGGAAGCACACGTACGAAATCAAGAGCGTCGAACGAAAGCCCGTCAAGCGCAATGCGCCAGCTCCGTTCATCACGAGCACGCTGCAGCAGGAAGCCGCACGACGGTTGCGCTTCTCTGCCAAACGGACGATGATGCTTGCGCAGAAGCTCTACGAAGGCGTTGTCGTCGGCGAAGAAGGTCCGACTGGATTGATCACGTATATGCGAACCGACTCGACGCGATTGAGCGCAGAAGCTGTCGCGCAGGTCCGGGAGTACATTTTCAACAACTACGGCAAGGAATACCTCCCGAAGGAGCCGAAGCTCTTCAAGAAGGGAAAATCTTCGCAGGACGCGCACGAAGCCATACGCCCCACGTCTCTGAAATTCACCCCGAAAGAGGTGAAGAAACATCTGGACAAAGATCTGTACCTGCTCTACGAATTGATCTGGAACCGGTTTGTAGCCTGCCAGATGTCTCCCGCTGAATTCGAACAGATGTCTGTCGATGTCGTGGGCGGGGATTACCTGTTCCGTGCAACCGACCAGCGTCCGCTCTTCCGCGGGTTTCTTCAGGTCTACGATGACGTTGCTGAGGATAACGGTGGTGAGAAGGAGGACGTCGATCCTGTCTCGAAACTGCCGGAAAACCTTGGAAAGGGACAGTCTGCGACGCTGCGCGATATTATCCCCAGGCAGCATTTCACGAAACCGCCTCCTCGTTACACAGAGAGCAGCCTTGTGAAGGAGCTCGAGTCGCTGGGCATCGGTCGTCCGAGCACCTACGCAATGATCGTCAGTACGGTCATTGACAGAAAATATGTCGAGCACACCGAGCGGAAACTCTTTGCCACCGAGCTCGGCATGCAGGTGAACAAGCTGCTGGTCCAGTACTTCCCTGACATCTTCAACGTGACGTTTACTGCGCAAATGGAGGCGGAACTCGACACAATCGCCTCCGGCAAACAGCTGTACGTAAAAGTGATGAAGGATTTCTACGATCCGTTCATCAGGGCGCTGGAGAAGGTGGACAAGAACGCCGCGAAGATCAAGAAATCGCTCCAGGAAGAGACCGAAGAAGTGTGCGAGGTGTGCGAGCGAAAGATGATCATCAAGTGGGGGAGGAACGGCCGGTTCATGGCCTGTTCCGGGTATCCCAACTGCAAGAACACGAAACCACTCGCCGAAGATGCGGAGAAGCACCAGCACCTGGCCGGTATGAAGTGCGAATTGTGCGGTGGAGACATGGTCGTGAAGGCCGGAAAGTTCGGAACGTTCCTTGGTTGTTCCACGTATCCGGCCTGCAAGAACACGAAACCGATTTCCATGGGGATCCCATGTCCGAAGTGCAAGCAAGGGGATCTCGTCGAGCGAAAGACGAAAAAAGGCAAGCGTACGTTTTACGGATGCAACCGGTATCCTGAGTGCGATTTTGCCTCGTGGGGCAAGCCGGTCAACCGCCCCTGCTCGAATTGCGGCTCTACCTATCTTGTGGAGAAATACACGCAGACGAAAGGGGAGTTTTTGAAATGCCCCGATTGCGGAGAGGAATTTGAGAGGGAACAAATGGCTGTTGTTGCCTAG
- a CDS encoding MBL fold metallo-hydrolase: protein MKLRFWGVRGSIPTPGKQTVRYGGNTPCLELRLDDNELVIFDAGTGIRNFGDEMINNGASLNAHLLITHPHWDHIQGFPFFKPAFISGNELTIIGTDRIDKSLSEIISEQMDRIYFPVQLNELKAKINFRPIREEGEIKLRGCTVKTMYVNHPGFTVGYRLEYKGKTLVYISDNEPYDGKVAASMTNFEPIVKEKYDSQRGDPNQRVFDFCRGADVLIHDATYTPEEYIDRVGWGHSHYLFTLRVAAEADVKRLVLFHHEPTHSDDKVDDILRKCKAELKTRGYGFECDAAAENMVLSI, encoded by the coding sequence ATGAAGCTCAGGTTCTGGGGTGTGCGCGGATCGATTCCGACGCCAGGCAAGCAGACTGTCCGGTATGGCGGCAACACGCCCTGCCTCGAGTTGCGACTTGACGACAATGAGCTGGTGATCTTCGATGCCGGGACCGGCATACGGAATTTCGGGGACGAGATGATCAACAACGGCGCGTCCCTCAATGCACATCTCCTTATTACCCATCCGCACTGGGACCACATTCAGGGATTTCCGTTCTTCAAGCCTGCCTTCATTTCCGGAAATGAATTGACAATTATCGGAACCGACCGCATCGACAAATCTCTGAGCGAGATCATTTCAGAGCAAATGGATCGGATCTATTTCCCTGTTCAGCTGAACGAGCTCAAGGCAAAGATCAACTTCCGCCCGATACGGGAAGAGGGAGAGATCAAACTGCGCGGGTGTACGGTGAAGACGATGTACGTCAACCATCCGGGATTCACCGTCGGCTATCGCCTCGAGTACAAGGGAAAGACGCTGGTGTACATAAGCGACAACGAGCCATATGACGGAAAAGTCGCTGCGTCCATGACGAACTTTGAGCCGATTGTAAAGGAGAAGTACGACTCCCAGCGGGGAGATCCCAATCAGCGCGTGTTCGATTTCTGCCGCGGCGCGGATGTGCTGATCCATGACGCGACGTATACGCCCGAGGAATACATTGACAGAGTAGGATGGGGCCATTCACACTATCTCTTTACATTGCGGGTTGCAGCCGAGGCGGATGTGAAGCGGTTGGTGTTGTTCCATCACGAACCGACGCACAGCGATGACAAGGTGGACGATATCCTGAGAAAGTGCAAAGCGGAATTGAAGACGCGCGGATACGGTTTTGAGTGTGATGCCGCCGCGGAGAACATGGTCCTGAGCATCTAA
- a CDS encoding DUF3108 domain-containing protein, whose product MTKKTLSRWTPASAAFAWMAFCSLLLMGSGIPSHTYARPEVVASPVLQSQMLEVGEELEYKVSYSFFNIGTIRTQIVEKEQRGGRTIYKTRALIDSNPSLDWLVSLHIQFYSEMDGSVYSYSWVEDDSSKNGVIFKRFRFDYETKKAFLEKGRKLTSGVRKVDSTETIVITDQCQDGLSLFYYAREHVLEKSQVRVPTLIENKLVYTYINFMNRHEDADIDVVDYPVDVVAFDGKADYVGIFGLTGGFRGWFSNDQARVPIVARMNVILGSIKIQLQRWNRPGWQPPKYVEASGR is encoded by the coding sequence ATGACGAAAAAAACACTTAGCCGGTGGACGCCGGCATCAGCCGCTTTTGCATGGATGGCCTTCTGCTCGTTGCTCTTGATGGGGTCGGGCATCCCTTCACATACGTACGCGCGTCCGGAAGTCGTTGCGTCTCCCGTTCTGCAAAGCCAGATGCTGGAGGTCGGCGAGGAACTGGAATACAAAGTTAGCTATTCGTTTTTCAACATCGGTACGATCCGGACTCAGATTGTTGAGAAGGAGCAGCGGGGCGGCAGAACTATCTACAAAACCCGCGCGCTCATCGATTCCAACCCGTCGTTGGACTGGCTCGTCAGTCTCCATATTCAGTTTTACAGCGAGATGGATGGCAGTGTGTACTCCTATTCCTGGGTGGAGGATGACAGCTCGAAGAATGGGGTCATCTTCAAGAGGTTCCGTTTCGACTACGAAACCAAGAAGGCGTTCCTCGAGAAGGGGAGAAAACTCACTTCCGGTGTGCGAAAGGTCGACTCGACCGAAACAATCGTCATTACTGACCAGTGTCAGGATGGCCTTTCGTTGTTCTACTATGCCCGTGAGCATGTCCTCGAGAAATCCCAGGTTCGAGTGCCGACGCTCATCGAGAACAAACTGGTCTACACATACATCAATTTCATGAATCGGCACGAGGATGCTGACATCGATGTGGTTGATTATCCTGTGGATGTCGTTGCATTCGACGGGAAAGCGGATTATGTAGGGATTTTCGGATTGACTGGAGGGTTCCGGGGCTGGTTCAGCAACGACCAGGCCAGGGTTCCCATCGTTGCCCGCATGAACGTGATCCTCGGGAGCATCAAGATACAGCTTCAGAGGTGGAACCGGCCCGGGTGGCAGCCGCCGAAGTATGTCGAGGCATCCGGACGATGA
- the raiA gene encoding ribosome-associated translation inhibitor RaiA, with product MNAIVTSRHFKAHEELIDYAKDAVDKLDRYYDGIMKCEIKLSYQKAQNSVKTAEVVLSVYKQKIAAVADSDDYHKSIDAAVAKVLAQLKKYKAKLHAKDRKQVRRVQSKVE from the coding sequence ATGAACGCGATCGTTACATCACGTCACTTCAAGGCGCACGAGGAACTGATTGACTATGCGAAGGACGCAGTGGACAAGCTCGACCGCTACTATGATGGCATCATGAAATGCGAGATCAAGCTGAGTTATCAGAAGGCGCAGAACAGCGTGAAGACCGCTGAGGTTGTTCTTTCCGTATACAAACAAAAGATCGCCGCGGTGGCGGACAGCGATGACTACCACAAGTCGATAGACGCAGCGGTCGCGAAGGTGCTGGCTCAGTTGAAGAAATACAAAGCGAAACTCCACGCAAAGGACCGAAAACAGGTCCGGCGCGTACAATCGAAAGTGGAATGA
- a CDS encoding gamma carbonic anhydrase family protein produces MIIPYRGITPRIHPSVFIAEGAQIIGDVEIGAGSSVWFNTVIRGDVHYIRIGERTNIQDNCVLHVTHDTYPLIVGSDVTVGHGAILHAATIKDRCLIGMGAKVLDDATVGPYALVAAGSLVLEHFEVPEGALVAGVPARVKRMLTEEERAGIVQSAHNYVDYVKSYRE; encoded by the coding sequence ATGATCATCCCGTACAGGGGTATTACGCCAAGGATTCACCCTTCGGTGTTTATTGCGGAAGGGGCGCAGATTATCGGCGATGTCGAGATTGGCGCGGGGAGCAGTGTGTGGTTCAACACAGTTATTCGCGGAGACGTTCATTATATTCGGATCGGCGAGAGGACGAACATCCAGGACAATTGTGTCCTGCACGTGACCCACGATACATATCCTCTCATTGTCGGTTCCGATGTTACTGTAGGGCACGGTGCCATACTGCACGCAGCCACCATCAAGGATCGTTGTCTCATCGGGATGGGGGCGAAGGTGCTGGACGACGCGACGGTCGGACCGTATGCGCTAGTTGCCGCGGGTTCGCTTGTTCTTGAGCACTTTGAAGTGCCCGAAGGGGCGCTTGTTGCGGGAGTACCGGCACGGGTAAAGCGGATGTTGACAGAGGAGGAGCGCGCAGGCATCGTTCAATCGGCACACAATTATGTTGACTACGTCAAATCATATCGGGAATAG
- the lysS gene encoding lysine--tRNA ligase, with translation MNDPQHPKHKPSEQQVPEHEDLNILMLRRREELESLKNAGINPYPYEFDRTDFSKDLVDSFKDEAPQRTVVVAGRILSLRRMGKASFCHIQDSQGKIQLYLKKEELGSVYDAFKLMDIGDLVGVKGFVFRTKMGEVSIHAQELTLLAKSLRPLPVVKEKVDEQGNKVVYDPFSDKELRYRQRYVDLIVNPDVRQVFVKRAKIISTIRRFFDDRGYLEVETPVLQPIYGGASARPFKSHHNALDIDLYLRIADELYLKRLIVGGYDGVYEISKDFRNEGMDRSHNPEFTMLEIYVAYKDYRWMMELVEQMVYEVAMAVNGTPIASLAGHEINFTPPWKRITMFDAIQEFTGKSLRGKTEQELRAIAKELHIDVEPSAGVGAIIDEIFGQKAEPYLIQPTFITDYPLEMSPLAKKHRTEPGLVERFEGIVNGHEICNAFSELNDPIDQRARFEEQMKLRARGDEEAQVLDEDYLRSLEYGMPPTAGLGIGIDRLTMLLTNKDSIRDVIFFPQMKPEK, from the coding sequence ATGAACGACCCACAACATCCGAAACACAAACCGTCAGAGCAGCAGGTTCCCGAGCATGAGGATTTGAACATCCTGATGCTGCGCCGTCGTGAGGAACTCGAGAGCCTGAAGAATGCGGGCATCAATCCCTATCCGTACGAATTTGACCGCACAGACTTCTCGAAGGATCTTGTCGACAGTTTCAAGGACGAAGCACCGCAGCGCACCGTCGTGGTTGCCGGGAGGATTCTCTCCCTGCGCCGCATGGGGAAGGCGTCCTTCTGCCACATACAGGATTCGCAGGGAAAGATACAGCTCTATCTGAAAAAGGAAGAGCTCGGTTCTGTGTACGACGCTTTCAAGCTGATGGACATCGGCGACCTCGTCGGTGTGAAGGGATTCGTTTTCCGTACAAAGATGGGAGAGGTGTCGATCCATGCGCAGGAATTGACGCTGCTGGCAAAGTCGCTGCGTCCGCTTCCGGTTGTCAAGGAAAAGGTCGACGAGCAGGGGAACAAGGTGGTGTACGACCCGTTCTCAGACAAGGAACTCCGCTACCGGCAGCGTTACGTCGACCTCATTGTGAATCCGGATGTCCGGCAGGTGTTCGTGAAGCGGGCAAAAATCATCAGCACCATCCGGCGGTTTTTTGACGATCGCGGATATCTGGAAGTGGAAACCCCGGTGCTTCAGCCCATCTACGGCGGGGCTTCTGCGCGGCCGTTCAAATCGCATCACAACGCGCTCGACATCGACCTGTACCTGCGAATCGCAGATGAATTGTATCTCAAGCGCCTGATCGTCGGCGGCTATGACGGCGTGTACGAAATATCCAAAGACTTCCGCAACGAGGGGATGGACAGGTCGCACAACCCCGAGTTTACAATGCTGGAGATCTATGTCGCCTACAAGGACTATCGCTGGATGATGGAGCTGGTCGAGCAGATGGTGTACGAAGTCGCGATGGCCGTCAACGGGACGCCGATCGCGAGCCTTGCCGGCCATGAAATCAACTTCACGCCTCCGTGGAAACGCATCACGATGTTTGACGCGATTCAGGAATTCACGGGCAAGAGCCTGCGCGGCAAGACCGAACAGGAACTGCGGGCGATCGCAAAGGAACTTCACATCGACGTTGAGCCCTCTGCGGGTGTCGGCGCCATCATCGATGAGATCTTCGGCCAGAAAGCCGAACCGTACCTGATCCAGCCGACGTTCATCACCGATTATCCGCTCGAGATGTCTCCGCTGGCGAAGAAGCACCGGACCGAACCCGGGTTGGTGGAGCGGTTTGAAGGGATTGTTAACGGTCACGAAATCTGCAACGCGTTTTCCGAACTCAACGATCCCATCGATCAGCGGGCCCGCTTCGAAGAACAAATGAAGCTCCGCGCCCGCGGCGACGAAGAGGCGCAGGTTCTCGATGAGGACTATCTGCGTTCACTCGAGTACGGCATGCCTCCCACGGCCGGTCTCGGCATCGGTATCGACCGTCTGACGATGCTGCTGACGAACAAGGATTCGATCCGGGACGTCATCTTCTTCCCGCAGATGAAACCGGAGAAGTGA
- a CDS encoding tyrosine recombinase XerC — MHTSVRNFLEYLDVERNYSVNTIRSYEADLHQLLTFLDAHHAHSFDDVRKPLLRSYLSSLLEADLSKKSIARKIASMRSFFRYAKRHKITATNPTLTLVSPKLDKRLPSYLDESAVNRLFESLDTGTPDGRRSAAILELFYSTGMRLSELINLDVDDVDFAQGIVKVTGKGSKQRILPVGRQALQAIRAYLLDRGRVVLKGAADSQESALFVTAKGARFYPVAIIRLVKGLIGEVSEMQKRSPHVIRHSFATHLLNRGADLRAVKELLGHESLSTTQVYTHVSTEQLKKVYRQSHPKA; from the coding sequence ATGCACACAAGCGTTCGCAATTTCCTGGAATATCTTGATGTCGAACGTAACTATTCAGTCAACACCATTCGCTCGTACGAAGCAGACCTGCACCAGCTACTGACGTTCCTCGATGCACACCACGCCCATTCGTTCGACGATGTCCGGAAGCCGCTCCTGCGTTCCTATCTGAGCAGCCTGCTCGAAGCAGATCTGAGCAAGAAGAGCATTGCGAGAAAGATTGCAAGCATGCGCTCTTTTTTCCGGTACGCGAAACGACACAAAATCACGGCAACAAATCCGACGCTGACTCTCGTATCGCCCAAGCTCGACAAAAGGCTCCCATCGTACCTTGACGAGTCCGCCGTCAATCGCTTGTTCGAATCTCTTGATACCGGTACGCCCGACGGAAGGCGAAGCGCCGCCATCCTCGAACTGTTTTATTCCACCGGCATGAGGCTCAGCGAACTGATTAACCTCGATGTGGACGATGTAGATTTCGCGCAGGGCATCGTGAAGGTGACGGGCAAAGGATCGAAGCAGCGCATTCTTCCGGTGGGGCGTCAGGCACTTCAGGCGATCAGGGCCTACCTGCTCGACCGGGGGCGGGTCGTTCTGAAAGGAGCCGCTGACAGTCAAGAGTCTGCGCTTTTTGTGACTGCGAAGGGAGCACGCTTCTACCCTGTGGCGATCATCCGGCTTGTGAAAGGGCTGATCGGCGAGGTGTCGGAGATGCAGAAGCGGTCGCCGCACGTCATCCGCCACTCGTTCGCAACACACCTGTTGAACCGCGGTGCGGATTTGCGGGCGGTGAAGGAACTGCTGGGCCACGAGAGTCTGTCGACGACGCAAGTGTACACACACGTTTCAACGGAACAGTTGAAGAAGGTCTACCGTCAATCTCATCCAAAAGCATAG
- a CDS encoding S41 family peptidase, translated as MKSKISLWTVVALMAVSLFAGMEIRQLVSGDSVIDQADKFREVLSLTQKYYVKEVDAKKLTESAVEGLLDKLDPHSVYIAPKAFEQVAEEYRGKFDGIGVTFTIRNDSILVVDTFGGGPSAKVGIQTNDRIVRIGDSSSVGWNNDQVKAHLRGPKGTKVKVGVHRPGTKELLDFEIIRDEIAITSVDIAMMVNDDIGYISVNKFSEQTAAEMEQALKRLKTQGMKRLILDLRSNPGGLLEQAFEMADLFLDGGTKETPHKIVYTKARISEFDEVYFAKTGQSYENLPLIVLLGNYSASASEIVAGAIQDWDRGLIVGETSFGKGLVQRQWRLKDGSALRLTIARYYTPSGRLIQREYEGKDKEEYQKEAFARKEKEGENLEHKAESDSSHPVFHTHAGRVVYGGGGITPDYVVKNAQLTALTQSILRRGLYEQYVTAHLDGKGLSIRSEYSKNWKKFRDSFTISDEMVTGFRSYLEAHELKVDEKEFQKDLTFTKTRLKATFARNFWGNEGWYPLMLQVDAQYQKALSLFPEAEKIAKLN; from the coding sequence ATGAAGAGTAAGATTTCACTTTGGACGGTTGTCGCATTGATGGCAGTCAGCCTCTTCGCAGGAATGGAAATCAGGCAGCTGGTTTCCGGCGACTCGGTGATCGATCAGGCGGACAAGTTCCGCGAGGTCCTCAGCCTGACGCAGAAATACTACGTGAAAGAGGTGGATGCCAAGAAACTCACAGAGTCTGCTGTGGAAGGACTTCTGGACAAACTCGATCCCCACTCGGTCTATATCGCTCCGAAAGCCTTTGAGCAGGTCGCGGAAGAGTATCGCGGGAAGTTTGATGGAATAGGGGTCACCTTCACCATTCGAAATGATTCGATTCTCGTTGTGGATACATTTGGCGGCGGACCGTCCGCGAAAGTCGGCATCCAAACGAATGACCGCATCGTCCGCATCGGTGATTCTTCTTCTGTCGGCTGGAACAACGATCAGGTCAAGGCGCACCTCAGGGGGCCGAAGGGGACAAAAGTGAAAGTGGGAGTGCACCGGCCCGGGACAAAGGAACTGCTTGACTTCGAGATTATACGCGACGAAATAGCCATCACCAGCGTTGACATCGCCATGATGGTGAATGACGATATAGGCTATATCAGCGTCAACAAGTTCAGCGAACAGACAGCCGCAGAGATGGAGCAGGCGCTCAAGCGGCTGAAAACCCAGGGCATGAAGCGGTTGATTCTGGATCTTCGTTCGAATCCCGGCGGATTGCTCGAACAGGCATTTGAGATGGCAGATCTCTTCCTGGATGGCGGAACCAAAGAGACACCCCACAAGATCGTCTATACAAAAGCGCGCATCTCGGAGTTTGATGAGGTGTATTTCGCAAAGACCGGTCAGTCCTATGAAAATCTGCCGCTTATCGTCTTGCTGGGGAACTACTCGGCGAGCGCGAGCGAGATCGTCGCCGGTGCAATACAGGACTGGGATCGAGGCTTGATTGTCGGTGAGACAAGCTTCGGAAAAGGGCTTGTGCAGCGGCAATGGCGTTTGAAGGACGGATCGGCGCTGAGGTTGACCATCGCGCGTTATTACACGCCGAGCGGACGATTGATCCAGAGGGAGTACGAGGGAAAGGATAAGGAGGAGTATCAGAAGGAAGCGTTCGCCCGGAAGGAGAAAGAGGGGGAAAACCTCGAGCACAAAGCCGAAAGTGATTCGTCACATCCGGTCTTCCATACGCACGCCGGGCGTGTGGTCTACGGGGGCGGCGGCATCACGCCAGACTACGTTGTAAAGAACGCGCAACTCACCGCGTTGACACAGAGCATCCTCCGGCGTGGCCTGTACGAACAGTATGTCACTGCACACCTCGACGGGAAAGGCCTCTCCATCCGGTCCGAGTATTCGAAAAACTGGAAGAAATTCCGCGATTCCTTTACGATATCGGATGAAATGGTCACGGGGTTCCGGTCCTACCTCGAAGCTCACGAGCTCAAGGTCGACGAGAAGGAATTTCAGAAAGACCTCACATTCACAAAGACACGATTGAAGGCAACGTTCGCGAGAAATTTCTGGGGAAACGAGGGATGGTATCCATTGATGCTTCAGGTCGATGCTCAATACCAGAAGGCGTTGAGCCTCTTTCCGGAAGCTGAGAAGATTGCGAAGTTGAACTGA
- the ybeY gene encoding rRNA maturation RNase YbeY, translating into MIFVAHHHPSLRFPKRETFRVVQSVLEHESVRSFQVSVVFVGSRFIRRINRRYLRHDVVTDVIAFPLGEGKGAPLEGEIYVNLDRAKSQAREYAVPFAEEARRLLIHGTLHLLGYTDTDGRRKARMTKREDRILARLAGSNRE; encoded by the coding sequence ATGATTTTCGTCGCGCACCATCATCCGTCTCTTCGATTTCCGAAGCGGGAAACTTTCCGAGTTGTTCAGAGCGTTCTCGAGCACGAGTCCGTGCGATCGTTCCAGGTGTCGGTTGTCTTTGTTGGGAGTCGGTTCATCCGGCGCATCAATCGGCGCTATCTACGACACGACGTTGTCACCGACGTCATCGCGTTCCCGCTTGGCGAAGGGAAAGGGGCTCCTCTTGAAGGGGAGATCTACGTAAACCTCGACCGGGCGAAGAGCCAGGCCCGAGAGTATGCCGTCCCGTTCGCGGAGGAAGCCCGGAGGCTCTTGATCCACGGGACGCTCCATTTGCTCGGCTACACTGATACAGATGGCCGAAGGAAAGCACGAATGACAAAGCGGGAAGACAGAATTCTGGCCCGACTGGCTGGATCCAACAGGGAGTAG
- a CDS encoding DUF494 family protein: MQERIVEIILFLVSELKSHKQLNDVDVSLLTENGYTQTEISTAFSWLFERMSVGQELVAKDQDTRLSHRVLHEAEKMVITSEGFGYLLQCRQLGLLSNSDIETIIERIMGAGFSSVGVPEMKSFVAGMLLDGDNQSGLGGRISLNSDDTIH; encoded by the coding sequence ATGCAGGAACGGATTGTTGAGATCATCCTTTTTCTGGTGAGCGAGCTGAAGTCTCACAAGCAGCTCAATGATGTCGATGTCTCGCTCCTGACGGAAAACGGATATACGCAGACCGAAATCTCAACGGCCTTCTCGTGGCTGTTTGAGCGGATGTCTGTCGGCCAGGAACTGGTCGCCAAAGACCAGGACACGCGCCTCTCACATCGGGTTCTGCATGAGGCGGAGAAGATGGTCATCACATCCGAAGGATTCGGGTATCTTCTGCAGTGCCGCCAGCTGGGGCTGCTCTCCAATTCGGATATCGAGACCATCATCGAGCGGATCATGGGGGCTGGGTTTTCAAGCGTCGGCGTTCCCGAGATGAAAAGTTTTGTGGCAGGTATGCTGCTCGATGGCGACAATCAGTCCGGCCTCGGTGGCCGCATTTCCTTGAATAGTGACGATACGATTCATTAG